From the genome of Ooceraea biroi isolate clonal line C1 chromosome 10, Obir_v5.4, whole genome shotgun sequence:
catatatatatatatatttatgtatatatgtatataatacaaaagaaacaagaacttatccaaaaatattagaaaatggtacaaacatatatattatgtatatacataattatgtatatacattatgtatatacataattatgtatatacattatgtatatacataatatatatgtttgtaccattttctaatatttttggataagtacaatatatatcttattataaatacgtaatatatcatattatatatgtataacgaaTATGTATAACGTACGATGTTTTTCAATACCAtagtatacaatataatgtTTATGTATAAAGCGTGATatcattgatatatttataatttgggGAAAGAAAGTTTTAGATGAATTTTGATTTACTTACTTACGTAGAGTTTTAGATATATTTAGGAAAATCGTTaaggaaattttaattctatgatatattaataaaagctgATTTTGTTATTACTGCAGTATATTTGTTgtgtattcttttattatctatCCTATTATATAgggatattatattataatacattcaaGCACATAATGTAATGTAGTTAATGGAAAgtacttattaataatacttattcaatcaattaaaaattatatattataattatataatattattatttatcaaaaattgtaatgtttttGTACCCAttgttttcataatttcaaacattattaattgcaaaaagagacaggataataaaaagatgaaaccaaatatatagttatattttctgcaatgaataaattgtaataaaaataaataataataaaatagtatgtaggtacaataaatttaataaaatgtcatttGACAAAAGATTAAATAGCTCATAATTAATCAACAAAGTTTAGTTATTAGAACATGAAATTTCTTGTAATCGGTCTCTCCTGTCTTAATAatgtgttattttattatcataccTATACCTAAATATAGAAATACTTTATAAGTCgtcgttttttaaattagttcaGTTATTTGTAGAAGAACAGCTTAATTCGTTAACAGAAGAATAACGATGTCTCATCATCACGAAGTACTATTACATATTGGCTGCCGTTCCAATATTCACTGTCAgttactgaaaatctatagtgtaagtgacataaactatagaGTTTCAGTGCTGACAGTAAATATTGGAACGCAGCCCTAATGTCAAAACTAATAATCATggttttttccttctttcttgaAATGACTTCTTAGATGCATGGGCACCCGCAGAAAAATATTGGGTGCGTCCCGAGTTGCGCATGAAACGCAAAGACTGCATTACTGTTGCGCAGTCTGTGCGCTAATAAATGCATGGCGTACATTTTCAGTCGCGCGCGACAAAACGTCATAAAACGGATTCCAGTAATAGTGATGCCTTCGCTGATGGTTTTGAAGAAGAACGATGAAAGTGCAGGTCCGAATCGAGCGACAGCGAAAATGAAGATGAAGACGAGTTGAAAACATATATCtctaaataatatatgcaGACGTTGTCTTCCATACTAATGGCAGAAAAATCACGTGGAGGGCAAATTGCAGTGGACAAAAATACggattacattaaatattaccTTGGCTTGCTTTCTCCATATCATCTTTGTTTAAAACCAAAGTTATTACATCATCAATTTCTTCTACTAAGACTTCTATAATTTAGTTGTCATAATGTTGCTGTTTTGCTTAAGACCTACTTAGAAATAAATTGCGCaaatagttaataatattttataaaaaattaaaattttacacgtatttatcaatttagcGACATAATTGCAACATCATGTcgctaaaatatatataatttatatacaagaaGTATAAGcgacatttattatttcattattatatcattattattacaataacatataatttgtttattatatttttcttttcacaactacaataatattatttgcacaATTAAACGTTGCATAGAACAAGAAAACATAAAACATTCATACTTTATATGCAGAATGTACCTTaatgttctataaataataaattgataatcatataaataatattgcataagtATCTCATTggttaaatcattaaatttttcaatttcaatttataatttatttttgcgttATAATCGGAATGTTTAAATTGTTACACGATTGCCCTAACATCAGTCACATTTTAGAACAAACTAGTCTGTCCAACCAAGGCCAGTAAGAATAACACAACATTGGGCAATGACACGTGTGTATATGTACTTACAGAAAGGATGTTTCTGTCAGGATGTTAGATAGCCACACCGCAGAGATCATCTGACGAGTTCGAATTCTTTGCACGTATAGTGATCTAACTACTGTTTTAGCGTTAAACGTTACGAACCTATTGACGCTGAAGTTTACATTTTGGAATTTCTCTACTTGCAATTAATactatatacatttaacaaacTCGCTATAGTGATTTGACAAAGATTATTTAACTGATAATTATGGCGGAAGCTTCTTCACAACAACAGCAAGCAGAATTAGATATAAAGTGTGAATTTTATGACTATATGCAATTATGCCATAATACATTGTATTTACAACAGTCACATAATAAACCTggtaatatatagaaattatcTATTTAGGATAGACTGTATAGTAtcaatataacagaatgtgTTTATATCTTGCAGAGGACTTTACCAGCGATTTTTACGAGACGTTACAATTATCATACGACGCAGCTTCTTCACATAAGAATAAAACGTTTTCTGAAGGGTTACGTAAAACGTTGAAAGTCTTATAAGACAGGTTGAGTGATTTATATAAGAAAGTAACCGAGGGTGAAACAAAGTTCAACGATATTATAGCCCTTGCAACGTCTTACTGCAACATGGGTATACTGTACAATTCTTACGCGAAAGAGAAGAGATTACGCAGTGGTAGAAGTCACTTGAAGAGATGTTTAGAATTGTTAAATGGAAAAGAACTGAATCGCAGAGCTATTTTGATAGTTATGAGAGCAACTGTGCAATTGGAATACATTTTTGTCAAACTGAAGGAACCAAAGCAATGTTGTCCATTTTCACATAAAGCAATCGGTTTCTACCTTGAGTACACAACACAGCTGAATTCATTTCCTATGACTTTCGTCACACTGTCAGTTAGTCTCGACGTTGAAGAGCCTGGAAGCACTGATATAAATTCCATGATGACATtgttttcaaacattttaGAGCACACAATAACTTGTGAATTAGGTGCATGGGATCCATTTGACGTTATACCTatacataactttttaatggaTCGTTGGACAGTGGTGTCAACAGATGTATTAAATGAAGGTCTCATGTGGGCTGTTCCCACAACTTCTTTTTACATATACTTTCTAGATAAATATCGCTTCAGTGATGCTAGGAATTATCTTGCTGCTACACAATACATATTGGATGAATATGAAAACGAATTCAACGCCGCGAAGGAAGCCAAACGGTTGCCGGAAGATGAGGATATAAGTATGAAGTACTGTAGTTTAAGAACGCGCCTCGATTACGGATGGGCTAAGTATGGCAATATGCTTTTGTTGCACTTGAAACATAAATTGTTCCAAAAGTTCAGAACTAAGGAAGCAGATACATCAAGATCAACGTCTTCTATCAAGTCCACGAAATCTGCGGAGCCAATATTTACTTGAGAAAGCCCGGACGAACGCATAAAGGATATCGGCAGTCAAGTCACTGATAACATTGTGTCAAATCTCAGTGATGCTAAAGCAATTTTCCTGCATACTATAAAATGGCATGAAAAAGTTAAGGCATATTTTTCGGAGACAGGAAACACGTTTTTGTATTTAAGTATGAGATACAATATCGCATTAACATATAAGTATTTAGAATGCTTTGAGCCAGACCGAAGTATGCGTATAAAAATGCACAAACGGCGAGTGCAGATGTTAAAGGATATTCTTGTACTAACTAAGCCATATAAAGAACTGTTactattatacatgtatacggATATGTTCATTTCTTGTGGCACTGTTATAGACATGATGATGGAgaatgcagaaattgctggaAAACCATTTACTGAAATAAAAACGGAAGTGCTTGaatatgttaaaaattgcGTACAATGTTGGGAAAAGTATTACGCTGAACTGACTTGCTTAAAAACtgattaaataaagtaaaagtaaGGTTACTTGGGACAGGATTCTTTTTGCAAAATCATGACTAATCTACTGAGTATTGACTATA
Proteins encoded in this window:
- the LOC113562843 gene encoding uncharacterized protein LOC113562843, yielding MGILYNSYAKEKRLRSGRSHLKRCLELLNGKELNRRAILIVMRATVQLEYIFVKLKEPKQCCPFSHKAIGFYLEYTTQLNSFPMTFVTLSVSLDVEEPGSTDINSMMTLFSNILEHTITCELGAWDPFDVIPIHNFLMDRWTVVSTDVLNEGLMWAVPTTSFYIYFLDKYRFSDARNYLAATQYILDEYENEFNAAKEAKRLPEDEDISMKYCSLRTRLDYGWAKYGNMLLLHLKHKLFQKFRTKEADTSRSTSSIKSTKSAEPIFT